A stretch of DNA from Coccidioides posadasii str. Silveira chromosome 1, complete sequence:
AATACGCGGCCGTCTGGAGCATGTGGACACTGGTGGTTATGTGGATTCTCTGCATCTGGTGATATTTCCCCCGGAGGACGGGCACGACCTCCCTCGAGGAGTGCACGACTCACTGTGGGGGGGTCCCAACGATTTTCCTGCCGCCGCGGCGCTCGGAGGGAGCACTGACTTGATCCCCGACATTGTCCGACCTGCAGAGTCCCATTCGAACCGCGACATCCCTGTGCCTCTAACCGTCAGCCCCTCCGGCCTGCTTCTGAGCACCGATCCCACGGCCGGGTCTGCGCGTCCCTCAGTCGGGCGGGTGGCGCTGCCGCCAGGTGATTACAGTGCCCCGAGCGAGTGCCGTGCGACGCGGCTGTCCCTTGGGGTCGCGGGGCGGGCTCTGGAAGTCTGTGCTTTGGAGATAGACAGGTTTGGGGGATGTGTTTCCACTGCAGCAGAACCAGGGGTCGCGATTTGTTGGGGATATCGATCTGCCGGCGGACTGCAACTATGACAGTGCGGAAGACTGTTGGCTGGTGGCATGCTGGCTTTGGCTGGCCGAGTCTATGATGAAAGAGCGAGAAGATGCCCTTTGTTGTGGGGATTCTGTGCCCCCTGTTGGTGGCATGGACGGCATCGATCTGGGCGTGGAGGAGCAGGTCTTTGGGCAGCCAGAGCCACAGAACTTGATgggaaagaagaggaggagggcACTGAGACCAGTGTGTTCGAGTAAGCGGCAACGGCATTCTTATTGATGTGctattttcttgtcaatATACTGAGTGTTTACATCCAGCACTGCTCCATGGGTGATATCCCCTCAAGGTAACTTTGGTATGAGAGGCGGATGATAGGCCTTCTAATCTGATGTTCAGTTCGCGTCGGGAGACCATAGCAGTATCCCAGGTTTCCTGAGCTGGCAGATGGGCGTGTGCCTCACACTCTGCATGAGCACATCGCTCGTTTTCTCTTTACTCTGGCTTAGAAGATGTGAAGCTGGAGCCTCAGCCGCGACTCCATGCCAACCCAAGTCCAAGgcaggagaaggagagacCACCCTCCCCAATGACAAAACATTTCACACGTTGATTTCATGCCCCGTGCTTACAGTGAAATGAAATGGAAGCACCAGGAGCCTTGAAATCATTTACTACATTCTGTTGCAGGCAGAGCTCCACAGTGGCATATATCAGTTTCCTTTGGAAGGCTAGTGGAAAAGCACTGAAAGGAACTTGAAGATCTTTGTCTGTGCCTTGATTTTAACTGTCTGTGGTTCTTTGGTACAGTGACAGCAACAATGAAGAGGATGACTATGATGAGGTGGATGAGGCATGACCAGACTTTTGTAATATGAGCGGACCTAGtatcaaaagacaaacaaaatAAATTATTCCCAACAAAATAGGCCTATCAAGCCAATCTCGCAGAAAGTATCCAAACTCATCAGAAAACCCCAGACGGCAACCTCTTGTAGCCCAGTATCCAGAAAATCTCTGACTCTGAGTTCCGGGCTTCCACCTTCATCTGGCATTTGGCCATGTCATTTTGTCCATTGTGTTCCTTTGTAGTCTAGCTCCCTATGGAGTATAAATAGTCTGTAGGTCCAATCATTGTCATGGTCAAGTCATTTGATTAATTATCAACTGCATCTTTGCTGACTACTGCTTGGCATGTAACTAACTGGTTAGTGGGGTGGCAGGTTGCGGCGGGTTACAGTACTACCCGGGCGCCTGATTAGATGGGGGTTTAGTCAGCAAGGCAACCATAATAACCAGTTGGCATTATCCCCTCGTCCGGCCGCCAGGCAAAATTAGCGTAGAAATTAGCGTGTACAAGTAGCGTGGAGGCTGGTGTATTTGGCAGTAATCTGTAATTTATTTCCTCTAAGCCTATTTTGGTTATATTAGAATTCTATCTGTGGAATGGAACTCTTCCCAGCAACACCCCTTGAGGCAGAGAGCTACTATACAAACTGACTTCTGAGCAACCATACAGTGATCTAGGGACCCAGCCTTTCTTTATTTGATCCTGTTGCTTTTTATACTGACACCAGACACAAACTGTTATAGCTAACAATATAATTCATGAATGAATAAGATCTATATTTGATCATTGTGGTGGTAGAGAGTCAGTGGATTTGAAGAGAGTCTTATAGAGTTATTTACAGAATGTCATATGCCTAATCAGCCTAGTAGTAGAGCAAGAACAAGATAGCTAGTAAAGCATATAAGCATTGATTATCACATGGTCAAGCAGTCACCAGAGAATTGGCAGCCAGATTCTATAGCTAGTGCAATGAGTCTTATAGGATTCTCTATACTGATTTGCTATATCAAGGTTGCGCGTTTTGACCTTGGATCCTGTTGACCCCTTCCGCCAGCAGACGATAAAGCCAGTACATTGGATGCCCATCGCTGACATTGACCACACAGCAGTCGATGACGCAATTTTCATCTTGAATTGCATTCGCATTTGAGGCACGGAATCTCACAATCAAAAGATTCACACTATCGAAGCAGAATGTCTGAGGGCATTTGTACTTATGGGCGTACCTGTTGGCGGGTTAGTAAGGGCTAACCGAGAGGGATAAGACATCATACATTCGTAGCTCCTTGCCAATTCTGGTTTGTTCGTAGTTGTGGTACCAGCTTTCCAAGAATCACAGTGAATGAGGCCAGGCCTTTTGAATTCGCCTACTAGAGCACACGAACTCCCGAAACCAAAACGGACATCAACTGTCACTGCTGTGTCGGTCGGCTCAATGGGGCCCGTTTCCCACCTATGTTCCACATAAGGAGAGATCGAAAAGGCTTTCTCTATCGGAATGGTCATTCGGGCCTAGAGCCGCCGTGTATCGCCCTCATTGCCCACAATATGGCGAACGTCGGTCGGAGATTCGCCGTAGTTCTGCGCAAGCCTCAGGTGGTCATCTTGCTTTTCCAGCCCAAGGAGCGCAGGAGACTCCAGGGCAGCCTCTGGAACAAAATTGTACCTGATAATAGGCTCATAACCAGCTGCATCTGCCTTCAGAGAGGTGGTACCTGGAGCGTCATCGCCGATCGGGATAATTTCTTCTAGTGCCTGCGGCAGTGTCTCTCTAACTGTAGGCATCTTGTAGGAAAATAGCGTTGGTGTTGTATGGGAACATAGAAATACAAAAGAGATAAAAACCTGGGAGCAGAGGGGTATTATATCTCTGGAACATGTCTAGAGCTTCTTGGAGTGAATTGGGCAGACTTTGGAAACAGAGGGAACATGGATTTTGACCTTCCTTGAGAttcatcaatttttggaGAGTGATAGCTTGCAGTCTAGACTTGTTACAGGGTCAAAGTCACCAGTAATATTTTGGGCAACTCCGTATAATGCCACGAATATGGCCCAAATAAGGCCTGTCCATGCCCCTACCCCTGCGGGGTCTGGTTCCCCCACCAAATAGAAGTGAGTGTGCTGGGGGTATGCAGCTCACCTGCCACTCATGTCCTTCTGCAGTGATCCAATCACTCAGCCAAACATCACAAAACATTGTGATTCCACATAGAGTCCTTGCATGACCACTATCAACAAAGGTATTGGAGCAGGATATCGCAAAATATTCGGCAGTCTGAAGAGAAAAACTGTCTCCTCAGAATACTTCATTGATTTGAGCTGCACAACTTGTACCAACACGCCATTGTTATGGTTACAGGCCCTCATTGATCCGCCCTCCATGCATCCGATGCCTCCAACACCTTGGCACCCGTATGTAAGCAAATGCAGGAAAGCCGTGAAGTCGAGGAAGAAATATTTTGCAAACGCGAACAGGCCGGAACATTCCGCACTGGGATTGAGTTTAGGATTATTGGCGCGAGAGGCTCGAGCAGCAACCCTGGATATTTCAAATTAGGCTGTAAGGCGGGGTAGGACTGTAGGAGGCTGCTGCGTAGTGCTTGAGAGATAGATATTAGGAGCGTGGAGGCTGGATGGGCATGCCTGCGCATCAGAATCCGTCTGCATACCTCTGGCCGAACCTAGTCTTGAAATATCTGTGGCTATCTCTACTGGTAGGTTATTTCGCCAGGTGAGCACTTCATCCCGGACACAAGTCCCCTTTCTCTCTTACAATGCGCAAGGGTTTCTAATATGCTTCTGTGCTGTTTTCCATGGCAGGATGTGCTGGGACGAGAATCCTGCGCCCAGGAAGTACAAGGGATGCGGACATACGGTGAAAGAGCCGGCGCAGCCACGCGTGGTCTGGTGCCCCGAGGCTTCACGGAGCGGTAGCCAGTGCGACGTGGTAAAGAAATCAAGCAAAGCCAGCAGCACTACGAAGCGCAAGTGTCCCGAATGCCGTGAAAAGGAAGATAAGAAGAAGGACGATGAAGGTACCGGTGCTGGAGGGACGGGTTCCTCTACAATCGCGAGCGGCATCTCGATCGCGACACCTGCGTAGGCAATCTATGTTTGGAGTAGAAGTTTGGTCAAAAATATGCGTCGGAGCCGGAGAAATAAGCTATAGGATGCTTTGTCTGCTTTTCCAGAGCCTATGGCGTAGGTATCTATATTCCACCGGGACATTTCTATGACGACTCAAAGACCTGGACGTCAAGACAGATCAAGAGTGACCTTATGAAAAATTAACGATCTCCACCATCATAAGATAGCATAGAAGCCACGGATATTTGTAGGAAGTAAATATTAAAGGGAAGCGGCAAGCTCTCCGCGCatgttgaaaaaagaaaatttgacAGAGAAAAATCAGGTCAGGCATCACATTCAAGGAGACGATATGATAACGACAAAACCCAACTCCGTCATTAAATCACCCGGAACTCCAAAACATTCTTGAAAAAAGGTCGAGGATCAATGACATCCAACCTCTTGCAAACAAACTATTAGGTGTCGATGGTTGAAAAAGTGCGAGGACCTCATCATGGAGCTCCTTGGAAGATCGATACTGGCAACACCAGCATTTTTTAATAATTTCGCCCCAAGGCCCAAGACCATCTAACTTAGGCAAGTCCTCGATTGGGGGGGGCACCCAGTCATGGTGAGCAAGGTCGTTGTGGTACGACTGCCACAACATGATGGAGTATATTATGCATCCCAGGTGGAAGATGTCAACCTGCACAGTCGTGCCATCATCGTTGGCTGTCGTGATATCCGTGTCCGGTGGGAAAACACTGGCCTGTCCGAAATCTATCATCTTGAGCGTCGACAAATCGTCCGTGAGCAGAAAATTCCGAAGGGCAATATCGTATACCAGCACTTTGCTGACATGGTGGAGATGGTGGATAGTGCTGATTGCAGACAAGATCCACGTTGTCTTGATGGATTCGTCGACCTCTTTCTCTTCCGTGATATATCGCTCGAGATCGCCCTTCTTGTAGCAAACAAGGAGGATTCCCTCGTCGAGGATATCCACGCACTCTGCGACTCCATCGCACTCGCGCCCGACTCGCTTGTACACCTCTTTCTCTCGCTCAAGCGCCTCCCGATTGCCTTTGTTGTAGTATTCAGCACGTCTGCGTTCCTTCTCGTCGAGGAGTGTGAGATTCAGGATCTTGGGCGCCTTGAGCGCGTGCGTGCCGCGCTGGTACACGAAGGCCTCGGAACCGCAGCCGAGATGATGTTCATAGCGGTAGCTTGAGCCATCCGGGTAGATGTAGGCCATTAGTCTACGTGCACTTGAGCGCTTGCAAGAGGAACCGTGTGGTGAGGAGGGTGGTTGGTGTGCGTGAAAAAAGGTGTCGGAGATATGTTGATCCGGTTTGGTGTCTTTTTattaggtaatccaactagctCGCTCACGTGATCCATATAGATTAGCTGAGATTCTCCTATTTGGTGTCAAGTCagttagtctccagcttagTGGCTTGGATCTTCCTTGATCTGATGCAGAGTTTTCATCTTGCTTCTCATCCCACTATCCTAGGATGAGACAGCAAGAGCACACACATCTATCAAGTTCACATTCCGTGGTTCCTATAGCTTCTGCATATGGTTAGTAGCCTCGTAGCTCCTTCGAGACATGGTGGGCTAGCGGACGACAGATGGGTACCTGTGAGGTGATGGCGGCCGCCAGAATGGGTGTGAAGAGAGAGTGGGTGTGAGAGAAGCCCGGCATATTGCAGGGTCAAGAGGACAACAACTGACATTGGAATGGAGGAGGTGAGCCATTGCATTTTATGTGAAGTCTACTGCCCTGTCCTGGGATCAACAACGGTGGTTCAGTTATGATAGATGGTGGTGTGTGTTAAAGCGGCATGATGTGGAGTGGATGCTTGGACCAGGCAGAAAAGGTTGATGTGGAAATGCCACAAAGTGATCCTAAAGGCCACGGAATCCCGTGGCCATCCTCTTGTGTACCTCCGTTTAAGATGTAATCCTTCAACTTGCTTTTCAGCCTCGCTGAAACATCAGGTATTGGTGGTACCAGTTCTTCAGAGGATCGCTCTTCCCTAGTTCTGATTTGTGCAGCACGTGAAGGCCTAGTTGCGCCCTGTAGCTGTGAAGAAATCATGCGGTATTTGCCAATTTCCGTACACCGAGGAGTTACGAGGATCTTCAATCCTTCTGTGCCACCAGTGTCACAACACCGCAGTTCACTGGTGTTCCCGCGGCGTCTCTCGAAGCAATTTACTTCCAAACGCCCTCACGCTCCCCTCAGGTAATGACCGACAACCTTTCTACCATATAAGAAATAGAGTATCGCTTAAGATCCTCCTTGCAGCTCTCTCCAGCAGGTCGAATCCATCAGCCGTGATATATGCACCCGATACTAGGAGAATCAATGTTGGGACACTGAGCTTACACCACAGTCGAGCGCAAAAGACGACTGCGGTATCCCATATTTATATAGCATCATACGTTATATCATGAACAAGAGTGAATCCCCAGGGTCACCTTTCCCCAGCGCCaaaagaccaaaaaaaaaaaaaaacaccaGGGGTCCTGGTGAAAACACCCGGTTCTTTGGGGGTTTTTTtggtcctttttttttgttcccTTAAATGACTCTTCATGAGATCTCAAGTAATTCTTCAAACTTTTTGAAGATTCTCTTCAGGATGCGCAGCATAAGTCTCGAACTTCAGCCCTTGGCGTGGGCTACCAGCGGTCGTGCCATTCGACCGTGGCACTGCCATCCGACAGAAAACACCTTTTTCTGCTTGATGAAGTTATGTTTTGCTTCCAGCTTGGCACAAAAACGGAAGTTTGTTTCAGTACCTCTGCTTGGCGCGCCTGAGCTGTCTCGGCTTATTTTATCTTATATTTTGTTCTCATGTCCGGTCACCATGTATAGGTGCGTGCAGTAGTTACTACAGATCAACTTCTCACAGTGTGTAAGGAGAAGCTGGCTCTGAGCCTCCATGCCACTGTCAGCCCTACAACCAGCAGGTCTTCCAATGGGTCTACTTACCAGAAACTCCCGAACAAGATCAACACCTGTGACACCAACCATGCAGATATCATGGCATTCTTGGACTGGGTGGACTTCCCAAAACGAACACCTCTTCCCATTTCACCTCCGTCAGCCCCCTTGAATCAGTTTGTACGAATGATTGCCGACACCAGCTTCAATATCAAAACTGATCGCGCCACGATTGTGCGTGGAATTCGGCAATTCTCTGTACTCTGGCTCCCGATTGGAAGGATTGGAGGCAGTAGATTCTTCCGCATTGTCCCATGCATCTATGGCTTACGTCCGGAGGTACCACCTTCTGTTGATTTTGAGGACATCTTCCCGCAGTCAGTCCTTGGCGTAGATGACAACATCCGACCAGGCACAGCTTTCCATAGCTGTGGCGAAAAGTTGCCTGATGGAAAAGCTAACTTGAGTGGACCAGGTGATCTCGACGCTGGTGGATTCAACTGCTTCCAGCTCGAAATTTTGCAATCTTTGGGAGGTGAAATTGATAAACCGCTCTCGTATGAAGATGTTGACGAAGGAGAATGGTGTTCTACTAGGTTCTACGCCGTTGTCAGATTCGGCCCAGATGGTCTTGAGAGAGGTATTACGCTATTTTGGATTGCTTTCGCcctgatgatgaagatagTGAACATGACTTCACGCCTGATCATGGACATACCTGCTGCGATTATCTCCTAGTTAGCGGCCGGTTCGCATCTAAGCGATTTTCGCTAGCCGAACTCCCTGATCACATCCAGGACCTCGGTTTTTCAAAGGCTTTCGAGCTCAAGTTGTGCGGCACCGTGTCGATGTCGTTAGGGCGATCCAGATTGCGGAGGGAGTGATCAAGCGAGGAATAGGTGAATAAATGCTGATATAGATTGGTAGCTAATAATTTGCTCTCGATTCGGGACTTGCAGTTCGCCTTTTGTCTGGATTCCTCTTGGTGCTTCCCTCAACATTCATATCGGGGATCGCTATGTATATGATATTTCCTAATGAATGAATGTTTCTTATCATTTTCTGCTCTTGCGCCGATTAAATTCTCATACATCTACTCATAATCCACCGGTTGTCACAACGAGTTTCTGCGCTCCTAAGTTAGATACTGATCAATCAGATATCCAAGCAGACGAGGGGCATCCGGAACGTAGCACATTAAGATTTCCAGGGCAAATCCTACTAAAAATTTTTGATGTTCAAGTTTCTGTACACGAGATGGATCAAAAATAGAAACGAATAATAGTTGACTACGTTTCCCGCGTCATAGTACAACAGTTCCGGTTTCTGTAGTTCAGGATGCTGGTATACACATGTTACATTCGCAAGAAAGAATTTTGATGCCATGCTGCGCCTTGGATCATAGCAGGCGCAAAAGCAAGCATGCTGCAGTATAAGGCAAGCCAGAATGCATATTTCTCCATTTCTATATGGGTATGGATGCTGGTCAACATGCTTTGCGTCAGAACCAGGTTTAGGTTCTTAGATGTTCTATAGAGCTTTTTCCTTGTCAAAGAGTTCTATGTATAAATCTTCATTTATTCCTTGTCCTTTTCCAAAGAACGAGCAAGAACATACTTGCAACGATATATGAGACGCCAGCGAAGACCTGTGGATACAGATACTCTCTCCCTGACTCAGGTCGGCGGAGCTTTAATGCGATTACCTCAGCGACTAGAACCAATTGTTAGTTAATATAAACATCAAATAGCATGTTCGGAGAGGCAATGGATATATAAAACGTTTCAATGAGAGGTGGAGCCG
This window harbors:
- a CDS encoding uncharacterized protein (TransMembrane:1 (o12-36i)), with the translated sequence MGMPAHQNPSAYLWPNLVLKYLWLSLLVGYFARMCWDENPAPRKYKGCGHTVKEPAQPRVVWCPEASRSGSQCDVVKKSSKASSTTKRKCPECREKEDKKKDDEGTGAGGTGSSTIASGISIATPA
- a CDS encoding uncharacterized protein (EggNog:ENOG410Q5KN~COG:T), which codes for MAYIYPDGSSYRYEHHLGCGSEAFVYQRGTHALKAPKILNLTLLDEKERRRAEYYNKGNREALEREKEVYKRVGRECDGVAECVDILDEGILLVCYKKGDLERYITEEKEVDESIKTTWILSAISTIHHLHHVSKVLVYDIALRNFLLTDDLSTLKMIDFGQASVFPPDTDITTANDDGTTVQVDIFHLGCIIYSIMLWQSYHNDLAHHDWVPPPIEDLPKLDGLGPWGEIIKKCWCCQYRSSKELHDEVLALFQPSTPNSLFARGWMSLILDLFSRMFWSSG
- a CDS encoding uncharacterized protein (TransMembrane:1 (i284-306o)) produces the protein MFCFQLGTKTEVRAVVTTDQLLTVCKEKLALSLHATVSPTTSRSSNGSTYQKLPNKINTCDTNHADIMAFLDWVDFPKRTPLPISPPSAPLNQFVRMIADTSFNIKTDRATIVRGIRQFSVLWLPIGRIGGSRFFRIVPCIYGLRPEVPPSVDFEDIFPQSVLGVDDNIRPGTAFHSCGEKLPDGKANLSGPGDLDAGGFNCFQLEILQSLGGEIDKPLSYEDVDEGEWCSTRFYAVVRFGPDGLERGPRFFKGFRAQVVRHRVDVVRAIQIAEGVIKRGIVRLLSGFLLVLPSTFISGIAMYMIFPNE